One genomic window of Mauremys mutica isolate MM-2020 ecotype Southern chromosome 5, ASM2049712v1, whole genome shotgun sequence includes the following:
- the FGFBP2 gene encoding fibroblast growth factor-binding protein 2 → MKTVILLLMMICCMGGLGQKQTQKKRSNGEEIHFQTKVKDACTMNMSGNGEMKLRIECKNQGKSYWCEYTGKPSICRPFNNNPKVYWNQIALELRKLPNACQSTLVLKPNMCQKAPTDAHMKQVASSMKPNQNPSQQADTANQGKSIQKPSASLKQVKETQAGKSSAKKAGRPKPSTLPLVKPTHHGQGSENDTEVMKLAREHCWESLHTFCSYIISIFKG, encoded by the coding sequence ATGAAGACTGTCATCCTTCTTCTAATGATGATCTGTTGCATGGGAGGATTGGGACAGAAACAGACACAAAAGAAAAGGAGCAACGGTGAAGAAATCCATTTTCAGACTAAAGTCAAAGACGCTTGCACAATGAACATGAGTGGTAATGGGGAAATGAAACTCAGAATTGAATGCAAAAACCAAGGCAAGTCTTACTGGTGCGAATATACTGGCAAACCATCAATTTGTCGTCCTTTCAATAACAACCCAAAGGTTTATTGGAACCAGATTGCCCTTGAACTTAGAAAACTCCCAAACGCTTGCCAGTCCACCCTAGTGCTTAAGCCCAACATGTGCCAAAAGGCTCCCACAGATGCTCACATGAAGCAAGTAGCTTCCAGCATGAAGCCAAACCAGAATCCTAGCCAGCAAGCAGATACAGCCAACCAGGGGAAATCAATCCAGAAACCCTCAGCTTCTCTAAAGCAAGTTAAAGAAACCCAGGCAGGGAAAAGCTCTGCCAAAAAAGCAGGGAGACCTAAACCATCTACACTACCTCTTGTAAAACCAACACATCACGGACAAGGGTCGGAAAATGATACTGAAGTCATGAAGTTGGCACGAGAGCACTGCTGGGAATCACTGCACACTTTCTGCTCCTACATCATCAGCATCTTTAAAGGTTAA